A single window of Nicotiana tomentosiformis chromosome 1, ASM39032v3, whole genome shotgun sequence DNA harbors:
- the LOC138907109 gene encoding uncharacterized protein, producing the protein MDPMKYKFHKLTPTGRLAKWQIMLTEFDIVYVTRTAMKAQDLADHLAKNPVDDEYQPLSTYFLDEEVNSIEVIPEDSNAWKIFFDGVVNAKGVEISAILISPTGQHYPATARLCFFCTNNIAEYEACIMGMNMAVDLDVKELLIMGDFDLIIRQHVEDLSKWFKSVEFRYIPRFHNELVDTLATLVSMLPYRGNVHIDLLEIQIRQRHGYCNAIEIEPDGRPCTEAVIPAEVEILSLRIIVEAEIEDDEWFKTRLEQLTMIDEKRMAAVCHGQLYQQRMARAYNKKVRPRKFEVGQLVLRRILLHHEEAKGKFDLNWKVPYIIRKLLPKVALYLGDIEGNDPETAVNADAVKRYYV; encoded by the exons ATGGATCCTATGAAGTACAAATTCCACAAACTTACGCCCACGGGaaggttagcaaaatggcaaatcaTGCTCACTGAATTCGACATTGTCTATGTCACCCGCACGGCGATGAAAGCTCAAGACTTGGCGGATCATCTAGCTAAGAATCCGGTTGATGATGAATACCAACCCCTGAGTACTTACTTTCTGGACGAAGAAGTAAATTCAATTGAAGTAATTCCAGAGGACTCCAATGCTTGGAAAATATTCTTTGATGGAGTTGTAAATGCAAAAGGTGTCGAGATTAGTGCAATTTTGATTTCGCCCACTGGTCAGCACTATCCGGCCACAGCCCGGCTTTGTTTCTTCTGTACAAACAACATCGCTGAATATGAAGCCTGCATTATGGGCATGAATATGGCAGTTGATCTGGATGTGAAAGAATTGTTAATCATGGGAGATTTTGATTTGATCATTCG GCAACATGTGGAAGATCTTAGCAAATGGTTCAAGTCCGTCGAGTTCAGGTATATTCCTCGATTCCACAATGAGTTAGTTGATACACTAGCTACTTTGGTCTCAATGTTGCCGTATCGGGGCAATGTCCATATTGACCTGCTGGAAATCCAAATTCGACAAAGGCATGGTTATTGTAATGCAATTGAAATAGAACCAGATGGTCGTCCATG TACTGAAGCTGTAATACCTGCAGAAGTTGAAATTCTCTCTcttcgaatcattgttgaagccgagatcgaggatgatgaatggTTCAAGACCCGGTTAGAACAATTAAccatgattgatgaaaagcggatggccgcagtttgccatgggcagttgtaccaacaaagaatggcccgtgcctacaacaagaaagtgcgaccCAGGAAATtcgaagtggggcaactcgttctgagacgtattctcctgCATCATGAGGAAGCAAAAGGAAAATTTGATCTAAATTGGAAAGTTCCGTACATTATAAGAAAACTATTGCCGAAAGTAGCATTGTATTTGGGAGATATCGAAGGAAATGATCCCGAAACAGCTGTCAATGCAGATGCcgtcaaaaggtattatgtttga